A part of Zonotrichia leucophrys gambelii isolate GWCS_2022_RI chromosome 7, RI_Zleu_2.0, whole genome shotgun sequence genomic DNA contains:
- the MCM3AP gene encoding germinal-center associated nuclear protein, whose protein sequence is MARPSPHCACGAHLVRRSEAASAAMSARGPFRSPPSFPPPLRFGQPAVFGQGGGPAGLPFAPAATFAPPYPLGQAPAPAGNAGFSFRPPTSLGGFPTSSEASGGGGGVFAAPEFRFKAPESATAFKPLSGGEAEKGPAAPAAFTFSSSFAFSSETGPEASVAREPFSFSRPVAALGRPEERGLRVLPEDPGEPLSKGLKRKEERERSPRRAAAGGRAAAPPEKRAVMLSRPRGGILFGRTLEDLLRSQAREQRERGDGPEAERGLAEEPPPAEAREPAREDTVPAAPARRSRGSESTEGLGGLPTAELTAVQCKNIPDYLNDRTVLEKHFGQFAKVRRIMTRRNKKMAVLHFFDHASAVLARKKAKELHKDIVTFWQKKKTSPAKREFSSKEKKAGEDEGRQSSEEQSYQHSPLRKPLIRSSASSVMPGRSSPAKKPGLRKALQFEAELFDSSSEGQSSEGLGTSLSSLSNLVGLVAETSEERYRLLDQRDKIMRQARIRRTDLGKAKTVVGTCPDMCPEKERYMRETRNQLSIFELLLGTDKVDHAAAIKEYSRSSADQEEPLPHELRPSEVLSMTMDYLVTNIMDQGEGNYREWYDFVWNRTRGIRKDITQQHLCNPLMVSLIEKCTRFHIHCAHHLCEEPMSSFDAKINNENMTKCLQSLKEMYQDLANKGIFCKSEAEFRGYNVLLNLNKGDILREVQQFHPKVRNSPEVRFAVQAFAALNSNNFVRFFKLVQAASYLNACLLHCYFNQIRKDGLKSLNIAYTVSTQRSTAFPLDHLVRMLLFKDCEEATDFISYYGLSVSDGGYVELNRSAFLEPDGLPKPRKSLFVSQKLTVSVGEVVNGGPLPPVPHHVPVSSFNGQNKYTGGSTSVDQASSSQKPSVEATEGRVESRGVDLEATAVRVQSPSHLLPSLLPRQLVPVLPSAQPISQPAAQPEPPPSKPQPGYSDEDIAEVVDGLVHDVLEGECREVGRAGAAYVAVAICASEATIEELLTEVMGKILREVSGNMLSVERQRVQEERRRVEEERQKQEREELIKQLSQLLGMELMEEVIKESVKEASVNELRCALERDRQARIARCSEEVCGHFMELFLEDEIFQIAKETLQELQCFCKYLQRWREAVVARTKLKRQMRAFPAAPCGLDSKHQLKALSPSAEWPIAMENLCKRFVNLGNGGKLGISCTRLNLLRNKTVHEMKVQHFYQQLVSDLAWTPLDLVSLIAEHIPVQQEQVFWKALLVLPSDDEYSKDDPNRILMDWLKAKFVGHRNCEKNASHAEGKIQTLTLFSSPGMQGTRSIKVSVCIKVAHGALSDSELDLAETQKDLLGTSGLVLLLPPRVSSEDVAEDDVYWLSALLQLKQLLQAKPFHPIVPLVVLVPSQKEEAAEKEVEDGLMLQDLISAHLISDYTVVELPGSVNDLEGTRRVSAAVGWLVSQCPASLELCSQTLQEYIEDGIDGEFGKRFYHDWKERRLAGLPSQEPGAIIELYNSVLQFLSDVASSEHFCDLSWPVTEFSEAGGNKVLPHVQWNMPDHLAWLKKAVLSFQIPYLDLPPLGAPWHPVCHMIFQYVSQIASSSHTQPLIQSQVENMLSKTYQNWKTRATGNSGEDGPSVDEIPWDCILAVCIDHKLRDWKPPKLPVAPEAVSKDGQIRVYFFKEHLKNYTVPFSWDQARLRTQEEIRQGHERSKIKSPKSSKKPHSISMVPGQYGSGMSMLPVQEVSIPSTDEFRDTSLAQERLLAQLQLEKVENKRFEEQLHQYLAEDMEPLEDLLGLPLYLPQSLLSSPAATCPLVKSPMSAAQEAGSQEGHKVPELEQSSALSDRLKHLQQLLRATKEAEAASELHLSALVDMVDI, encoded by the exons ATGGCTAGGCCCTCTCCCCACTGCGCATGCGGGGCGCATTTGGTTCGGCGGTCCGAGGCCGCCTCCGCAGCGATGTCGGCGCGGGGCCCGTTCCGCAGCCCGCCCTCCTTCCCGCCGCCGCTGCGCTTCGGGCAGCCCGCCGTGTTCGGCCAgggcggcggccccgccggccTCCCCTTTGCGCCCGCCGCCACCTTCGCGCCGCCCTACCCGCTGGGCCAGGCTCCGGCCCCGGCGGGGAACGCGGGATTCAGCTTCAGGCCGCCCACCAGCCTGGGCGGCTTCCCGACCTCCAGCGAAGCGTcaggtggcggcggcggcgtcTTCGCCGCTCCTGAGTTCCGCTTCAAGGCGCCCGAGAGTGCCACCGCCTTCAAGCCTCTGTCAGGCGGCGAGGCGGAGAAAGGCCCGGCTGCCCCCGCCGCCTTTACTTTCTCGTCGTCCTTCGCCTTCTCGTCCGAGACGGGCCCCGAGGCGTCGGTGGCGCGGGAGCCTTTCTCTTTCTCACGTCCCGTTGCCGCTTTGGGGCGGCCGGAAGAGAGAGGTCTGAGGGTGCTGCCGGAGGATCCGGGGGAGCCGCTGTCCAAGGGGCTGAAGCGGAAGGAGGAGCGGGAGCGCTCgccgcggcgggcggcggcgggcgggcgggcagcggcgCCGCCGGAGAAGCGGGCGGTGATGCTGAGCCGGCCCCGCGGTGGGATCCTGTTCGGCCGCACGCTGGAGGATCTGCTGCGCAGCCAGGCCCGCGAGCAGCGGGAGCGTGGGGACGGCCCCGAGGCCGAACGGGGACTCGCCGAGGAGCCACCGCCGGCCGAGGCTCGGGAGCCCGCCCGAGAAG ATACGGTCCCCGCCGCCCCTGCTCGCCGGAGCCGTGGCAGCGAGAGCacggaggggctggggggcctGCCAACCGCCGAGCTGACGGCTGTCCAGTGCAAGAACATCCCTGACTACCTGAACGACAGGACTGTGCTGGAAAAACACTTCGGCCAGTTCGCAAAAGTTCGCCGGATCATGACCAGGCGCAATAAAAAAATGGCTGTTCTCCACTTTTTTGATCAT GCCTCTGCAGTTCTGGCCAGAAAAAAAGCGAAAGAGTTGCACAAAGACATAGTAACATTTtggcaaaagaagaaaacaa GTCCagcaaaaagggaattttcatcCAAGGAGAAGAAAGCAGGTGAAGATGAAGGAAGACAAAGCAGTGAAGAGCAAAGCTATCAGCATTCCCCTCTTAGAAAACCTTTAATAAGATCTTCTGCTAGCAGTGTCATGCCTGGGAGAAG TTCTCCAGCAAAGAAGCCTGGCCTTCGAAAGGCACTGCAGTTTGAAGCAGAGCTGTTTGATTCCAGTTCTgaagggcagagctcagagggctTGGGAACTTCGCTGTCATCTCTCAGTAACCTGGTGGGATTGGTGGCTGAGACATCTGAAGAGAGATACAGGCTCTTGGACCAGAGGGACAAAATCATGCGACAAG CTCGAATAAGAAGGACTGATCTTGGCAAAGCAAAAACTGTTGTTGGTACTTGCCCAGATATGTGTCCTGAAAAGGAGCGTTACATGAGGGAGACAAGAAACCAGCTCAGCATCTTTGAATTGCTTCTAGGCACTGATAAG GTGGATCATGCAGCAGCAATCAAGGAATATAGCAGGTCTTCAGCAGATCAGGAGGAACCTTTGCCCCATGAACTGAGACCCTCTGAGGTACTGAGCATGACCATGGACTATTTAGTGACAAATATTATGGATCAAGGAGAAGGAAACTACCGAGAGTGGTATGATTTTGTCTGGAACAGAACTCGTGGAATAAGAAAG GATATAACCCAGCAACACCTCTGCAACCCGCTGATGGTGTCTCTGATTGAGAAGTGCACTCGCTTTCACATCCACTGTGCTCACCACTTGTGTGAAGAGCCCATGTCCTCCTTTGATGCTAAAATTAACAATGAGAACATGACTAAATGCCTGCAGAGCTTGAAGGAGATGTATCAGGACTTAGCTAACAAGGGGATTTTCTGCAAGAGTGAAGCAGAGTTCCGAGGTTATAATGTCTTGCTGAATCTCAACAAGGGTGATATTCTCAG AGAAGTTCAACAATTCCATCCAAAGGTTAGAAACTCACCGGAAGTTAGATTTGCAGTTCAAGCTTTTGCTGCATTAAACAGCAACAattttgtgaggtttttcaAGCTTGTGCAAGCAGCTTCCTATCTGAATGCCTGCCTCTTACACTGTTATTTCAACCAG aTTCGTAAGGATGGTCTCAAATCCCTCAATATTGCCTACACTGTGAGCACCCAGAGAAGTACAGCTTTCCCCTTGGACCACCTCGTCCGCATGCTGCTGTTCAAAGACTGCGAGGAGGCAACTGATTTTATAAGTTATTATGGCCTGAGTGTATCAGATGG TGGTTACGTGGAGCTGAATCGCTCAGCTTTCCTGGAGCCAGATGGATTACCCAAGCCACGGAAATCCCTGTTCGTCAGCCAGAAGCTCACTGTCTCTGTTGGCGAGGTTGTGAATGGGGGGCCCTTGCCCCCAGTGCCCCACCATGTGCCTGTGTCCAGCTTCAATGGGCAGAACAAATACACTGGTGGAAGCACCTCTGTGGATCAGGCCAGCAGTAGCCAAAAACCCAGTGTGGAAGCAACAG AAGGAAGAGTGGAAAGCAGAGGTGTGGATTTAGAGGCCACAGCAGTGAGAGTCCAGTCTCCATCTCATCTTCTGCCCTCGCTGTTGCCTCGTCAGCTGGTGCCAGTCTTACCCTCTGCACAGCCCatctcccagcctgctgcacaGCCTGAGCCTCCCCCTTCAAAGCCTCAGCCTGGTTACTCAGATGAG GACATTGCTGAAGTGGTGGATGGGCTTGTACATGATGTCCTCGAAGGAGAGTGCAGAGAagtgggcagagcaggagcagcttaCGTGGCTGTTGCTATCTG TGCTTCAGAGGCCACCATTGAGGAACTTCTGACTGAAGTGATGGGGAAGATCCTCAGAGAAGTGTCTGGAAACATGCTCAGTGTGGAAAGGCAGCGTGTTCAGGAGGAACGGCGCAGAGTGGAGGAAGAGAG GCAAaagcaggaaagagaagagTTAATAAAGCAGTTGAGCCAGTTGCTGGGTATGGAATTAATGGAAGAAGTTATAAAGGAGAGTGTTAAAGAAGCTTCAGTCAATGAGTTAAG ATGCGCCTTAGAAAGAGACAGGCAAGCCCGAATTGCCCGTTGTTCAGAAGAAGTGTGTGGCCACTTCATGGAGCTCTTTCTGGAGGATGAGATTTTCCAGATTGCCAAGGAAACTCTTCAGGAGCTCCAGTGTTTCTGCAAATACTTACAACG GTGGAGGGAAGCAGTGGTAGCTCGGACAAAGTTGAAACGTCAGATGAGggcatttccagctgctccctgtggctTGGATTCCAAACATCAACTGAAAGCGCTGTCCCCCAGTGCAGAGTGGCCTATAGCCATGGAGAATTTATGCAAGAGATTTGTAAACCTGGGGAATGGAGGAAAGCTAGGAATCTCTTGCACAAG ATTGAACTTGCTGAGAAACAAGACAGTGCATGAAATGAAAGTTCAGCACTTCTACCAGCAGTTGGTAAG TGATTTAGCTTGGACTCCCCTGGATCTTGTCTCGTTAATCGCGGAACATATTCCAGTTCAACAAGAACAAGTTTTTTGGAAGGCACTCTTGGTTTTGCCCAGTGATGATGAATATTCCAAGGATGATCCCAATAG GATACTGATGGATTGGCTGAAAGCCAAGTTTGTGGGACACAGAAACTGTGAGAAAAATGCTTCACATGCCGAAGGCAAAATTCAAACACTGACGTTATTTAGTTCTCCTGGCATGCAGGGGACCAGAAGCATTAAAGTCAGTGTGTGTATAAAG GTGGCACATGGTGCACTCTCTGACTCAGAACTTGATTTGGCTGAGACACAAAAGGACTTGCTTGGGACCAGTGGCCTCGTTCTTCTCCTGCCCCCCCGAGTTAGCAGTGAAGATGTTGCAGAAGATGATGTTTACTGGCTTtcagctttgctgcagctgaaaCAGCTGCTTCAGGCAAAACCTTTCCACCCCATAGTTCCCTTGGTGGTTCTAGTCCCCAGTCAAAaagaggaggctgcagagaaaGAAGTAGAAGATG gaTTGATGCTCCAGGACTTGATTTCAGCCCATCTTATTTCAGACTACACTGTTGTAGAGCTCCCAGGCTCTGTCAATGACTTAGAAGGCACCAGAAGG GTCTCTGCGGCTGTGGGCTGgctggtgtcccagtgtcctgcCTCCCTtgagctctgcagccagacCCTTCAGGAGTACATTGAGGATGGGATTGATGGAGAATTTGGCAAGCGTTTCTACCACGACTGGAAGGAAAGGCGTTTAGCTGGGCTGCCATCTCAGGAGCCTGGGGCCATCATAGAGCTCTACAACAGTGTGCTGCAGTTCCTGTCAGATGTGGCATCCTCAGAGCACTTTTGTGACTTGTCTTGGCCTGTCACAGAGTTTTCAGAAGCAGGGGGTAACAAGGTGTTGCCTCACGTGCAGTGGAACATGCCAGATCACCTGGCTTGGCTGAAGAAGGCTGTGCTGTCCTTCCAGATCCCATACTTAGATCTGCCTCCTTTAGGCG CTCCTTGGCATCCTGTTTGCCACATGATTTTTCAGTATGTCTCTCAGATTGCAAGTTCTTCCCACACTCAACCACTGATCCAGTCTCAGGTGGAGAATATGCTGAGCAAAACTTACCAAAACTGGAAAACCAGAGCAACTGGGAACTCTGGTGAAGATGGACCTTCTGTTGATGAGATCCCTTGGGATTGTATCTTGGCAGTCTGTATTGACCATAAACTCAGAGACTGGAAACCTCCCAAACTGCCTGTTGCTCCAG AAGCTGTAAGCAAAGATGGTCAGATTCGCGTGTACTTCTTCAAGGAGCACTTAAAGAACTATACTGTGCCTTTCTCGTGGGACCAAGCCAGGCTGCGGACACAGGAGGAGATCCGGCAAGGCCATGAGAG ATCAAAGATAAAATCTCCCAAGTCTTCTAAGAAACCGCACAGTATCTCCATGGTGCCAGGTCAGTATGGCTCTGGCATGAGCATGCTGCCAGTTCAGGAAGTGAGCATTCCAAGCACAGATGAATTCAGAGACACATCCTTGGCCCAGGAGCGTTTGTTAGCACAGTTGCAACTggaaaaagtagaaaacaagAG GTTTGAAGAGCAGCTGCACCAATATCTAGCGGAGGATATGGAGCCCCTTGAGGATCTCCTGGGTCTTCCTCTCTATCTCCCTCAgtctctgctctccagcccagcagccacctGCCCCTTGGTGAAGAGTCCCATGTCAGCTGCTCAAGAG gctgggagccaggagggaCACAAGGTTCCGGAGCTGGAGCAAAGCTCTGCGCTGTCGGATAGACTcaaacacctgcagcagctcctcagagccacCAAGGAGGCCGAGGCTGCCTCTGAGCTCCACCTCTCTGCTCTGGTGGACATGGTGGACATTTGA
- the YBEY gene encoding endoribonuclease YbeY isoform X1, whose product MSVALRNAQRAVPVRRAQLRRAVCALRSALGASRFDVGLVCASNALMQRLNGVYRHCPEPTDILSFPFHQVEAGELPRPCCRGEYNLGDIFLGVEYIHQQCRETGEDFDDVLTVTAAHGLCHLLGYRHDTKPEWEQMYQKEVQILEQLNRLTGSRLRPLTAGLF is encoded by the exons ATGAGCGTGGCACTGCGGAATGCGCAGCGCGCCGTGCCCGTGCGCCGGGCCCAGCTCCGCCGCGCCGTGTGTGCCTTGCGCTCCGCCCTGGGCGCCTCCCGCTTCGACGTAGGGCTAGTCTGCGCCAGCAACGCGTTGATGCAGAGACTGAACGGCGTCTACCGACACTGCCCGGAGCCCACCGACATCCTCTCTTTTCCGTTCCACCAAGTGGAGGCGGGGGAGCTGCCGCGGCCGTGTTGCCGCGGCGAGTACAACCTAGGGGACATCTTCCTGGGGGTAGAATACATCCACCAGCAGTGCCGCGAAACCGGGGAGGATTTTGACGATGTCCTGACG GTGACGGCGGCCCACGGATTGTGCCACCTGCTCGGCTACCGGCACGACACGAAACCCGAGTGGGAGCAG ATGTACCAGAAGGAAGTGCAAATCCTGGAGCAGTTGAACCGCCTCACAGGCTCCCGCTTGCGGCCCCTCACCGCCGGCCTCTTCTGA
- the YBEY gene encoding endoribonuclease YbeY isoform X2, whose product MSVALRNAQRAVPVRRAQLRRAVCALRSALGASRFDVGLVCASNALMQRLNGVYRHCPEPTDILSFPFHQVEAGELPRPCCRGEYNLGDIFLGVEYIHQQCRETGEDFDDVLTMYQKEVQILEQLNRLTGSRLRPLTAGLF is encoded by the exons ATGAGCGTGGCACTGCGGAATGCGCAGCGCGCCGTGCCCGTGCGCCGGGCCCAGCTCCGCCGCGCCGTGTGTGCCTTGCGCTCCGCCCTGGGCGCCTCCCGCTTCGACGTAGGGCTAGTCTGCGCCAGCAACGCGTTGATGCAGAGACTGAACGGCGTCTACCGACACTGCCCGGAGCCCACCGACATCCTCTCTTTTCCGTTCCACCAAGTGGAGGCGGGGGAGCTGCCGCGGCCGTGTTGCCGCGGCGAGTACAACCTAGGGGACATCTTCCTGGGGGTAGAATACATCCACCAGCAGTGCCGCGAAACCGGGGAGGATTTTGACGATGTCCTGACG ATGTACCAGAAGGAAGTGCAAATCCTGGAGCAGTTGAACCGCCTCACAGGCTCCCGCTTGCGGCCCCTCACCGCCGGCCTCTTCTGA
- the POFUT2 gene encoding GDP-fucose protein O-fucosyltransferase 2 → MAALGPGGRCAPALPLLLGLAALALSPSLAAASEPPPAALRAGHAASSLPAAAAASRTRYLLYDVNPPEGFNLRRDVYVRIASLLKTLRKSENWVLVLPPWGRLYHWQSPDILQVRIAWSEFFDIPSLNKNIPVIEYEQFLAESGGPFIEQVYVLQGYAEGWKEGTWQEKIDEKPCIDQLMYSRDKHGYYRGWFWGYEETRGLNASCLSVQGSASIVAPILLKNTSAQSVMLDRAENLLHDHYGGKDYWNTRRSMVFAKHLRVVGDKFRKKYLQSTDEADRTQYKEDWTQMKVKTGTALGGPYLGVHLRRRDFVWGHREDVPSLQVAVKKIHSLLASLKLERVFVATDAVEEEVELLKKLLPEMVRFEPSLEELKLFKDGGLAVIDQWICAHARYFIGTSVSTFSFRIHEEREILGFDPKTTYNRFCGETEKNCEQPAHWKIVY, encoded by the exons ATGGCGGCGCTGGGGCCTGGCGGCCGCTGTGCTCcggcgctgccgctgctgcttGGCCTGGCCGCGCTCGCCCTCTCGCCGTCGCTCGCCGCCGCCTCCgagccgccgcccgccgccctcCGCGCTGGCCACGCCGCCTCCTCTCtgcccgccgccgctgctgcctcGCGCACCAG ATACCTTTTGTATGATGTAAACCCCCCTGAAGGGTTCAACCTTCGCAGAGATGTCTACGTTCGCATTGCTTCCCTTCTAAAGACCCTGCGGAAAAGTGAAAACTGGGTGTTGGTTCTGCCTCCCTGGGGACGTCTTTATCACTGGCAGAGCCCTGATATCCTCCAGGTTCGGATTGCTTGGTCCGAGTTCTTTGATATCCCGAGCCTCAACAAGAACATCCCTGTCATCGAATATGAACAGTTCCTTGCAG AGTCAGGTGGGCCCTTTATTGAACAGGTTTATGTGCTACAAGGCTATGCAGAAGGATGGAAAGAAGGAACATGGCAAgaaaaaatagatgaaaaacCATGCATTGATCAGCTGATGTACTCCAGAGACAAACATGGCTACTACAG GGGCTGGTTCTGGGGTTATGAGGAAACACGAGGCCTAAATGCCTCTTGCTTGTCTGTCCAAGGATCTGCCTCTATTGTGGCTCCCATCCTTCTGAAGAACACTTCAGCACA GTCAGTGATGTTAGACAGAGCTGAAAACCTTCTTCATGACCACTACGGAGGGAAAGATTATTGGAAT ACCCGTCGGAGCATGGTGTTTGCTAAACACCTCCGCGTGGTGGGAGACAAGTTTAGGAAGAAATACCTTCAATCCACTGATGAGGCAGACAGGACTCAGTACAAGGAGGACTGGACACAGATGAAG GTTAAGACAGGCACAGCTCTAGGTGGCCCATACCTTGGGGTTCATCTCAGAAGGAGAGACTTTGTTTGGGGTCACAGAGAAGACGTGCCTTCCCTGCAAGTAGCAGTAAAGAAAATCCATAGCCTATTGGCATCGCTTAAACTTGAAAGAGTTTTTGTAGCCACTGATGCTGTTGAGGAAG AGGTTGAACTGCTCAAGAAACTGCTGCCTGAGATGGTGAGGTTTGAACCCTCTCTGGAGGAGCTGAAACTCTTTAAGGATGGGGGCTTAGCTGTGATTGACCAGTGGATTTGTGCACATGCAAG atatTTTATAGGCACCTCAGTTTCAACATTTTCCTTCCGAATCCATGAGGAAAGGGAGATCTTGGGATTTGATCCAAAAACAACTTACAACCGATTTTGTggtgaaacagagaaaaactgtgAGCAGCCAGCTCACTGGAAAATTGTATATtaa